Within Mucilaginibacter inviolabilis, the genomic segment ATAGTAGTAATACGAGTGTTTATGCGGGCACAATTAACCTTAAACTAAGTCTTTTGGGCCTAACCAATGGTGGAACTTATGGTGTAAGAGCCACTGCCTATAATGCAGACAAGTCAAAAAGCTCATCTATAACACAAGCGTCTTTCTTTAAGACAACAGCACAGTAAACTCAATTAACAGAATTGAGGCTGCTTACAAAAAGTAAGCAGCCTCTTTTTATTTATATGGTCACCTGCATATTAAGTTTTGATTAAACAATTTCAATAATATTATTATCTGAAAATTATATCTCATATTTGCAAGCTAATTAGTTTCAATATTGATCCGGTCTGCTTTTATAAAGTCTTTCTTTTTGCTGTTAAGCATTTATATGCTTTTAATAAGTCCGGCAATTTTTGCTTTTCAGGGTGGCACACCTCATATTCATAAGCCAGGTTTAAACGCTTCTTTTGTTCATGCCAATTCCTGGGAATCAATTTCTCATTATCATTTTACAACACCAGCACCTATTAGATTAGCCATTAAAGACCTGGCTATCATATTTTATTGCATAGGTTTTTTACTCTTTACTTCAAGCAATCTTACCGCTGCTTTAAGAAACCGTTTATATAAATATCCCATTATACCCGGTTCAAGCGGCATTTACCTTCTCATTCGAACACTTCTTATCTGATATAAACAAAAAATACATTTAATACCCCCCATTTCAATGTATCTTATTGTTTTATGTGTGCTCTCTGCTAAAAACAGGAACAGAGCGTTTTAGTGATTTTATTTTATGAATTTCGGAGAAGAGTTTAGCTTGGAATTAAAGCTGGCTAATAAATCATATCATCAATATTTAAGTAAATTTTTTGGACAAAGCGATATCAGGCAACATTATCAGATCATCATACAGCTGTCGCGTTTTGGCGGCAGAATGACTCAAAAAATGTTATGCAGAAACCTGAATATCGAACGCTCGAATATGGTACCTATCATCGATACGCTTCAAAACAATGGGTACGTAACCCGTGAGATGAATAATAAAGACCGACGAGGCAAACTTGTTTTACTTACTGAAAAGGGAAACAAAATTTTAGAGAGTTTGGAAACAACTTTTCAGCATTTTGAAGCAAATATTATACAGGGTTTAACCTGGCAGGAAATGTATAACTGCATTCGCGTTTTGAAGGTGATTAACATGAATCTTGGAGATATTTTAAGTGAAGACAAATTAGATTTAACTACAGCAATGTAGAGGGGCTCTTTACGGTAAGCAAGTATTTAGTATAGCCATGTTATGCTAGTCTTTTATTTACTTCATCCCAGTTTACTACATTCCACCAACCGGCTATATAATCGTTGCGTTTGTTCTGGTATTTTAAATAATAGGCATGCTCCCAAACATCCAAAGCCAATAATGGCGTGCCTTTTACCTCAGCATTATTAAATAACGGATTATCCTGGTTTGCAGTGGATGTTATTTTTAAAGTGCCGTTGTCATTAACCAGCCATGCCCAACCCGAGCCAAAACGGGTAAGGGCAGCCTGGCTAAACAACTCTTTAAATTTATCTACAGAGCCAAATGAACTGATGATGGCATCTTTCACTTTACCATCCGGCCCGGTAGATATGCCTGGCTTTAAACTCTGCCAAAAGAAATTGTGGTTCCAGGCTCCGCCGCCATTGTTGCGGGCTTTGGCCGATAGTTTGGATGCATTATCGAAAAAGTTCTTTTCAGAAGAAAAAGTCAACTTTTCGGCTATTATTGCCTCATTTACATTTTTAATATAGGCGGTATGATGTTTTGTATAATGTATTTCCATGGTAAGCGCATCTATGTGTGGTTCTAAAGCCTTATAATCAAACCCTAACGGTACTTGTGTAAATTTCAAGGGTTCATCTGCATTAGCCAGATGATGATTTCCGGTAACTGATGCCGATGCACTGTTTAAAATTGCCGGAACGCCTATCGTAGCTATTACCGTTGCTTTTAAGGTATTTTCAATGAATTTTCTGCGACTGTTTGTTTTCATGATATCATGTTTTAGAGGGTTAAGTAATTAAAGCAGCCCGGAACGGGACCGGGCGTGCTTTAAAGCACACGCTATTAAATCACTTATATAATGTGCTGTATTTTAGTTATGCGTTAGGATAGTTGCACCTATGGCTGCGCTGCCCGGTGTTCCGTTAATGTAAATGGTATAAATTTTACCGGCCTGTAAGCTAATGTTGCTCAATTGATTATTCAGTATGCTTACTGCTGAGTGATCGCTTGTTTTGCTTACCTGAAAATTAAGCGTACCCGCATCTATAGTAATAAATGGCCCTATTGACCAGGTGTTAAAACCAGCTCCTGATAATACGGAACCTCCTGCCCTGCCATATGCGGTATTGGTAAACAATGCGGTTTGCCCTGCTATACCAAAATCAACATTCGGGCTGCCCGGGGCCAGGTTCACAAACCTTATTTTGGCCTTGCCTGCCGTTGGTACGGCCAGATCATCATAAAACAGGATCAGTGAATCGGCAGTTGCCTTGGTATTTTTAATGGCGAACACCGTATGGTAATAATTGGCTATAGGGCCATTAGGCCCTCCGCTGCTGGTGAATGTAGCACTGTTACCAAACTCACGCGATGCTTTATAAGAGGTATTTGTACCCTCGGTAAAGTTGATCTGCACATCGCCAAACTGCGCATCCAGATAATCTGATTTACCATTAATAGGTATCGCAGTTTTGGTTACCTGGGTGGTATACGTCCAGAATTGTATGCCCACGTTAACCGGCCGGGCATTTACAAAGCTGATATGCGCAGCAAGCGGAGGTCTGTCCGCAGCGTTAATATCAAGATAATCAGCCTTTTTGCAGGATGAAGTAATCAGAGTTAATACTCCTATCCATAATAACAATCCCTTTGACCGCGAAATGAAAGCTATACTGTTCATGGCTTTTTTATTTATAAAATATATTTTGTTCATGTTTTGAAGGATGAATGATTAAAAATGGGCTGATAACCTGACAAATGGCTGAATACCCGCGCTGCCATTTTGAATACCAACCACGGTTGGGTTACGCAGGCCGGATATAGTTGGATCGGTATAATCTCCCAGGCTATTGAATACATTATTTACCCCAACGGTACCTTGTAGCTTGGCGGTAAATTTATATCCTACCGATAGGTCGGTTACCCATATGGGTTTAAGTCGCTGATAAAAATAAACAGGGTTAAGCGGATCGGCGGCACTAAGCTGTGTTGCTGTAGTAACGCTGCCAAAGTATACGGTGCGGGCCAGGAAAGTAAATTTATCTATGCTGTAAATACCCTGCAGGTTAATTTTTTGACCGGGAATATTAGTGGTTACCCTGGCACGCTCTCCCGGGCTCAGGATCACGTTCTTGTAGGCTTCCAGGCCTTTTGGGGTATTTACTTTGGTTACTTCGTTCTTAGCAAAATTACCGCCGAATAAAAAGTTGATATTCCCTTTGTTCAGCAATACGTTATAGCTGCCTGTAAACTCAATCCCTTTGGTGCGTGTACTAAATTCGTTATAAAAAAAGTTAGCCTGAGCCGCACCGGTTTGTTGAAATAATGCCTTTACATCGGCAGGCAGATTGGCATCTGTAGCTGTAAAATTGCCCGTATTACCTACCCGGTTATCAATATTAATGAGGTAAGCATCCACAGTTAACTCCACATTACTGCCTGGTGCCGAGGTTAGACCAATGGTATATCCTTTTGACTTTTCGGGTGATAGTTTGGGGATACCGAGTGCCCTTGCCGCAGCACTTTGATTCGATGCGGTCAGGATATCAACACCCCTCCCTTGCTGAAAGGTAGTAGATACCGAAGTGTAATATGATTGTGCCAGATCTGGAGCGCGGAAACCGGTATTGGCAGATCCGCGCAGGTTTAACCAGGGTGCAAAGGTATACCGGGTTGCGGCCTTCCAGGTAAATACATTACCAAAATCCGAGAAATACTCGGCTCTTCCTGCGGCTGATACCAGCCATTCTTTAGTTACATTCAATTCAACATCGGCATAACCGGCAGTTACGGATCTATTTACATCAACCGCATTCTCGGGCCTGAAACCCAGGTGGATCTGTGAACCAGCTGCAAGGCCATTCAAGGAAGTAACTCCTGCTGATGATAAATAGGGTATGCCTCCGGTGGTTGTATCTATGTCGACGATGGTGCGTTGGTCGGCTTTGGAATAGGAAGCTTCTTCCCCTGCTTTGATCTGGAAGGTCTCCACCCGGTGTTGCGCGCCAAAGGCAATGTTGAGCCCCTTTAGTATTTTATCAAAATAGCGGGTAAAATCTAAAGCAGTGGTGTTTTGACTGGCATTATAACTACCGGCATCAAAACTGGTAGGACTTTTTAAACCCAAACTGGCATTCAGTGAATTATCAACCCGGTTGCCAAAAATATTTTTACCATAAACATTGGAGAAATCGACATTCCAGTCGCCTACTTTACCTTTTAAACCTATGGCTATGGATTCATCTACAATGTTGTTTTCCATGGCCGGTAAAAAACCGTCGGGATAAATAAAGTTGTTGTTCCTGGATGTCCAGCCCGGTAAACGATACGTTGCTGTAAACTGCGAATTACGACTGCTGATACCACCAAAAGCATATAATTCAGCTGAGTTTTTTAAGGGAAGCCCAGCATTAAAAAACAACAAAGCATCCTGACCGGCATTGGATCCGCTGGCGCGCTGATCAAAAAAATGCCTGTCGATACCGCGGCTTTTTAATATAGCATCGTCAATATCTTTAGTATAAATAGCATCGTAGCCCCTAGTATTGGCACCGCCACCGTATATCGGGCCATTATAAAGCCCGGCATCAGCCTTACCTGATGGCAAAGAAATAGCCTGAGTAGCATATTCTGTAGTAACGTTAATATACCCTCCGTTGCCCAAACCTACGCCATAATTTACATTGGTACGTGTTACTGCGCCATCACCACGACGGCGTGTGCTTCCGGTGCTGCTTACAGCCAAATCATCTGTTTTTTTCTTCAGCACAATGTTGATCACCCCGGCAATAGCGTCTGATCCATACTGGGCCGCAGCACCGTCACGCAATATCTCAATGCGATCAATGGAGCCCGTGGGTATGGAGTTCAGATCGTATCCGGTTGACCCATTACCCAGGCCTCCATAGTTTACGTTGGCGCTTTTATGTCTGCGTTTTCCGTTAACCAACACCAATACCTGATCCGGGCCGAGGCCACGTAACTGAGCCAAACTCAATGCCGATCCCGCATCACCGGCATTACTGCCATTCACCGAGTGGAAGGATGGGGATATGTACTGCAGTATCTGCGTTACACTTACCTGCGGTGCCGACTCCAATAAGGGTTTAATATCAATAACATCAACAGGCGATGCCGAGTTGAGTTTAGTACGATTAGCATTGCGCGAGCCAACGATCTGCACTTCATTCAAGGCATTACCGGCAGGTTTCAAGCTAATATTAAAGTTCTTAATACCGTCAATCTCTACCTCCTGACTTTCAAAACCAATAAACGAAAACACCAGGTATTTACCATTACGTATCACTATCTCGAAAGAGCCATCGGCTTTGGTAACCGCTCCCTGGTTAAGACCTTTTACGGTTACCGACACACCCGGCAAGGGCGCTTTATCATCTGCGGAGGTTACTACTCCGCTTACCGTTCGTTTTTGTGCCCATACATTTTGCCCGTAAAGCAGGCTGAGAAATAAAATTAAGCGTACAATTTTCTTCATTTTACAATAGTTTAAAGGCAAAGCAGCGGCCCGGGCAAGGCGAAAAACACCTGCCAGCACCTTACTGATACCCAGATCAATTAATTATTTATATAGGGGATTATATTTTCAATTAGCGGCGATCTTTTGTTTAAAGCGGTCGTCGGTGAGTGCTTTTAAAAAT encodes:
- a CDS encoding superoxide dismutase, producing the protein MKTNSRRKFIENTLKATVIATIGVPAILNSASASVTGNHHLANADEPLKFTQVPLGFDYKALEPHIDALTMEIHYTKHHTAYIKNVNEAIIAEKLTFSSEKNFFDNASKLSAKARNNGGGAWNHNFFWQSLKPGISTGPDGKVKDAIISSFGSVDKFKELFSQAALTRFGSGWAWLVNDNGTLKITSTANQDNPLFNNAEVKGTPLLALDVWEHAYYLKYQNKRNDYIAGWWNVVNWDEVNKRLA
- a CDS encoding TonB-dependent receptor, with translation MKKIVRLILFLSLLYGQNVWAQKRTVSGVVTSADDKAPLPGVSVTVKGLNQGAVTKADGSFEIVIRNGKYLVFSFIGFESQEVEIDGIKNFNISLKPAGNALNEVQIVGSRNANRTKLNSASPVDVIDIKPLLESAPQVSVTQILQYISPSFHSVNGSNAGDAGSALSLAQLRGLGPDQVLVLVNGKRRHKSANVNYGGLGNGSTGYDLNSIPTGSIDRIEILRDGAAAQYGSDAIAGVINIVLKKKTDDLAVSSTGSTRRRGDGAVTRTNVNYGVGLGNGGYINVTTEYATQAISLPSGKADAGLYNGPIYGGGANTRGYDAIYTKDIDDAILKSRGIDRHFFDQRASGSNAGQDALLFFNAGLPLKNSAELYAFGGISSRNSQFTATYRLPGWTSRNNNFIYPDGFLPAMENNIVDESIAIGLKGKVGDWNVDFSNVYGKNIFGNRVDNSLNASLGLKSPTSFDAGSYNASQNTTALDFTRYFDKILKGLNIAFGAQHRVETFQIKAGEEASYSKADQRTIVDIDTTTGGIPYLSSAGVTSLNGLAAGSQIHLGFRPENAVDVNRSVTAGYADVELNVTKEWLVSAAGRAEYFSDFGNVFTWKAATRYTFAPWLNLRGSANTGFRAPDLAQSYYTSVSTTFQQGRGVDILTASNQSAAARALGIPKLSPEKSKGYTIGLTSAPGSNVELTVDAYLINIDNRVGNTGNFTATDANLPADVKALFQQTGAAQANFFYNEFSTRTKGIEFTGSYNVLLNKGNINFLFGGNFAKNEVTKVNTPKGLEAYKNVILSPGERARVTTNIPGQKINLQGIYSIDKFTFLARTVYFGSVTTATQLSAADPLNPVYFYQRLKPIWVTDLSVGYKFTAKLQGTVGVNNVFNSLGDYTDPTISGLRNPTVVGIQNGSAGIQPFVRLSAHF
- a CDS encoding MarR family winged helix-turn-helix transcriptional regulator; protein product: MNFGEEFSLELKLANKSYHQYLSKFFGQSDIRQHYQIIIQLSRFGGRMTQKMLCRNLNIERSNMVPIIDTLQNNGYVTREMNNKDRRGKLVLLTEKGNKILESLETTFQHFEANIIQGLTWQEMYNCIRVLKVINMNLGDILSEDKLDLTTAM
- a CDS encoding DUF4397 domain-containing protein → MNKIYFINKKAMNSIAFISRSKGLLLWIGVLTLITSSCKKADYLDINAADRPPLAAHISFVNARPVNVGIQFWTYTTQVTKTAIPINGKSDYLDAQFGDVQINFTEGTNTSYKASREFGNSATFTSSGGPNGPIANYYHTVFAIKNTKATADSLILFYDDLAVPTAGKAKIRFVNLAPGSPNVDFGIAGQTALFTNTAYGRAGGSVLSGAGFNTWSIGPFITIDAGTLNFQVSKTSDHSAVSILNNQLSNISLQAGKIYTIYINGTPGSAAIGATILTHN